The Sebaldella sp. S0638 genome window below encodes:
- a CDS encoding TMEM175 family protein, whose translation MDRLKALSDGIISIVLTIMLLNVELPTSYLVHDLKIFLISFFIYLTSFTVIMVFWKEHYFLFKEMKVLTNDLIWYNGLFLFFLSCIPIFTKWVIKVPFDKYPELLYGTSILISTIILKLLVIKVYKISKNQELIFYEKKINFLIIRYCFIIIIGFFIPFSVFLLILIFPVLVYLFKKVKL comes from the coding sequence ATGGATAGATTGAAAGCACTAAGTGATGGTATAATTTCAATAGTATTAACAATAATGCTATTAAACGTAGAACTACCAACAAGTTATTTAGTTCATGACTTAAAAATATTTTTAATTTCTTTTTTTATATATCTAACAAGTTTCACAGTGATAATGGTTTTTTGGAAAGAACATTATTTTTTATTTAAAGAAATGAAAGTTTTAACTAATGACTTGATTTGGTATAATGGATTATTTCTTTTCTTTTTATCCTGTATCCCTATTTTCACAAAATGGGTTATTAAAGTTCCTTTTGATAAATATCCTGAACTTTTATACGGAACTTCAATTTTAATTTCTACAATTATTTTGAAATTATTAGTAATTAAAGTTTATAAAATATCAAAAAATCAAGAACTAATTTTTTACGAGAAAAAAATAAATTTCTTAATCATAAGATATTGTTTCATAATAATTATTGGTTTTTTCATTCCTTTCTCGGTATTTTTATTAATATTGATTTTCCCTGTTTTAGTTTATCTTTTTAAAAAAGTAAAGTTATAG